In the Kribbella sp. NBC_00482 genome, one interval contains:
- a CDS encoding flavin monoamine oxidase family protein codes for MAQTRRQFLQQVGITGGAGVLYSTMSALGLTGVAETPAYAAPSRADLNGRGAKHVVVLGAGIAGLTSAYELLKAGYKVTLLEARQRPGGRNWTVRGGTVETDLAGNTQRATFSPGQYMNAGPARLPQHHVTLDYCRELGVAIEPFVNQNADAYLYREGTTSLSNKAIRHRTAKADVYGYVAELLATAADQGALDAMLTATDKEALIGFLSSFGSIGNKASGFAYTGTDGRRGYTIDPGAGMEGGTTAAPYALGDVFASGVGNYFSFEFGWDQAVMMFQPVGGMDRIPYAFERAVGKDKIRYGAEVTGLTNTGNGVQVTYKTGSRTKMITADFAICTLPPHLAAKVPSNLPAPIVEALKYARPTNAGKIGIEYGRRWWEEDHRIYGGITNSSLDTVNTWYPSSGFHGDRGTVIGYYNTGANANTYGALTPAARLQRALMQGAKMHGDVYTKDVKASFSVNWTGTKYSEASWVSWPSQTDGIYARLLDATGNIYFAGDHLSHAIAWQHGAMVSARAAVTALHSRVASR; via the coding sequence ATGGCGCAAACACGTCGTCAATTCCTGCAGCAGGTCGGAATCACCGGTGGAGCGGGCGTGCTCTACTCCACCATGTCGGCGCTCGGCCTCACGGGCGTCGCGGAGACTCCCGCGTACGCCGCTCCGTCGCGGGCCGATCTCAACGGCCGCGGCGCCAAGCACGTGGTCGTCCTCGGCGCCGGGATCGCCGGACTCACGTCGGCGTACGAACTCCTGAAGGCCGGCTACAAGGTCACCCTGCTCGAGGCCCGCCAGCGCCCGGGCGGCCGTAACTGGACCGTTCGCGGCGGCACCGTCGAGACGGATCTGGCCGGCAACACCCAGCGCGCAACGTTCTCACCCGGTCAGTACATGAACGCCGGGCCGGCGCGGCTGCCGCAGCACCACGTGACGCTCGACTACTGCCGCGAGCTCGGCGTCGCGATCGAGCCGTTCGTCAACCAGAACGCGGATGCGTATCTCTACCGCGAAGGCACGACAAGCCTGTCGAACAAGGCGATCCGGCACCGCACCGCCAAGGCCGACGTGTACGGCTACGTCGCCGAACTGCTCGCCACAGCTGCCGATCAGGGCGCGCTCGACGCCATGCTGACCGCGACCGACAAGGAGGCGCTGATCGGATTCCTGAGCAGCTTCGGCTCGATCGGGAACAAGGCCTCCGGGTTCGCCTACACCGGGACCGACGGCCGTCGCGGTTACACGATCGACCCAGGCGCCGGAATGGAGGGCGGTACGACGGCCGCGCCGTACGCACTCGGTGACGTCTTCGCCAGCGGTGTCGGCAACTACTTCTCGTTCGAGTTCGGCTGGGACCAGGCAGTGATGATGTTCCAGCCGGTCGGCGGGATGGACCGGATCCCGTACGCGTTCGAGCGGGCCGTCGGTAAGGACAAGATCCGGTACGGCGCCGAGGTGACCGGGCTGACCAACACCGGCAACGGTGTCCAGGTCACCTACAAGACCGGGTCGCGGACCAAGATGATCACCGCGGACTTCGCGATCTGCACGCTGCCGCCGCACCTGGCCGCGAAGGTCCCGTCCAACCTTCCCGCGCCGATCGTCGAGGCACTCAAGTACGCCCGCCCGACGAACGCGGGCAAGATCGGCATCGAGTACGGCCGCCGCTGGTGGGAGGAGGACCACCGGATCTACGGCGGCATCACCAACAGCAGCCTCGACACGGTGAACACCTGGTACCCGTCGTCCGGGTTCCACGGCGACCGCGGCACGGTGATCGGCTACTACAACACCGGCGCCAACGCCAACACGTACGGCGCTCTGACACCGGCGGCCCGGCTGCAGCGCGCGCTGATGCAAGGCGCCAAGATGCACGGTGACGTCTACACGAAGGACGTGAAGGCGTCGTTCTCGGTGAACTGGACGGGCACCAAGTACTCCGAGGCGTCCTGGGTCAGTTGGCCGTCGCAGACCGACGGGATCTATGCCCGGCTGCTCGATGCCACCGGCAACATCTACTTCGCCGGCGACCATCTGTCGCACGCCATCGCCTGGCAGCACGGTGCGATGGTGTCCGCCCGCGCGGCCGTGACCGCGCTGCACAGCAGGGTGGCGAGCCGATGA
- a CDS encoding ABC transporter permease, with the protein MGLARYIGKRAVRLVLSLIAVSILTFTLLQLAPGNFADLQRVNSGATNFGGVGTESMVGELESRYGADVPVWKQYLIFMKGAVVWDFGPSYKYASRNVQDIISEAFPVSATLALLAVLLALLIAVPIGVFAALRQNTKSDHATMFAVTLGHALPSYLTAAFMILLFSATLKLLPSGGWNGPEDLILPVLALSLGPAAVLARYVRSSMLETLREEYVTAALAKGGPRRTVIIRHALRNSLIPLVTVAGPLLAALMTGTVFVEALLRIPGLGLYFANAAASRDMPLLMGTAMFFALILMVTNLVVDLIYGLLDPRIRTVGGGSHDGH; encoded by the coding sequence GTGGGCCTCGCCCGCTACATCGGCAAGCGCGCGGTGCGCCTGGTCCTGTCGTTGATCGCGGTCTCGATCCTGACGTTCACCCTGCTGCAGCTCGCGCCCGGCAACTTCGCCGATCTGCAGCGGGTGAACAGCGGCGCCACGAACTTCGGCGGCGTCGGCACCGAGTCGATGGTCGGCGAGCTCGAGTCCCGGTACGGCGCCGACGTACCGGTCTGGAAGCAGTACCTGATCTTCATGAAGGGCGCTGTCGTCTGGGACTTCGGGCCGTCGTACAAGTACGCCAGCCGCAACGTCCAGGACATCATCTCGGAGGCGTTCCCGGTGTCGGCGACGCTAGCGCTGCTAGCGGTTCTGCTCGCGCTGCTGATCGCCGTACCGATCGGGGTGTTCGCGGCGTTGCGGCAGAACACCAAGTCCGACCACGCGACGATGTTCGCCGTTACTCTCGGGCACGCCTTGCCGAGTTATCTGACTGCGGCGTTCATGATCCTGTTGTTCTCCGCGACCCTGAAGCTGTTGCCGTCCGGCGGCTGGAACGGCCCGGAGGACCTGATCCTGCCGGTGCTCGCGCTCAGCCTCGGCCCGGCCGCGGTGTTGGCGCGGTACGTGCGATCAAGCATGTTGGAGACCCTCCGCGAGGAGTACGTCACCGCGGCGCTGGCCAAGGGCGGTCCGCGGCGGACCGTCATCATCCGGCACGCGCTGCGCAACTCGCTCATTCCGCTCGTCACCGTGGCCGGGCCGCTGCTGGCAGCGCTGATGACCGGCACGGTGTTCGTCGAGGCACTGCTCCGGATCCCCGGTCTCGGGTTGTACTTCGCGAACGCGGCGGCCAGCCGGGACATGCCGTTGCTGATGGGTACGGCGATGTTCTTCGCGCTGATCCTGATGGTGACCAACCTGGTCGTGGACCTGATCTACGGGCTCCTCGATCCCCGAATCCGTACCGTGGGAGGTGGGTCCCATGACGGCCACTGA
- a CDS encoding DegT/DnrJ/EryC1/StrS family aminotransferase: protein MPEWPEYGDEEAKALLEVLNSGKWGSTSGDVVATFQEEFAEYQQAGHAICLANGTLAIAVALRAAGVGIGDEVIVPPYTFIATASAALFVGAVPVFADVDLDTHLLDPVAAEAAITERTKAIVVVHLAGRPADMDAFNALGAKHGLTIIEDAAQAHGAAYKGRSVGAIGDLGTFSFQSSKNITAGEGGAVLTDSAELAGSVYSLVNVGRVPGGGWYQHEAVGYNLRLTEFQAAILRVQLRRHPRLQELRERNARLLTDLLSDVDGIQLAPEDPAITAHGRHLFMLRVPGRRDAVLQSLAAAGITRASSGYVPLHRNTAVLQEAKAITTRLGQPYPETACPNADQVSTDTIWLPQPYLLTTEPQTQALATTLTNAITTAS from the coding sequence ATGCCGGAGTGGCCGGAGTACGGCGATGAAGAGGCGAAGGCCCTGCTGGAGGTGCTGAACTCGGGGAAGTGGGGTAGCACCAGTGGGGATGTCGTCGCCACGTTCCAGGAGGAGTTCGCGGAGTACCAGCAGGCGGGGCATGCGATCTGCCTCGCCAACGGGACGCTGGCGATCGCGGTGGCGCTGCGGGCCGCCGGTGTCGGTATTGGCGACGAGGTGATCGTTCCGCCGTACACGTTCATCGCGACCGCCTCCGCGGCGCTGTTCGTGGGTGCGGTGCCGGTCTTCGCCGACGTGGATCTGGATACGCATCTCCTCGACCCGGTTGCGGCCGAGGCTGCGATCACCGAGCGGACCAAGGCGATCGTCGTCGTGCACCTCGCGGGTCGGCCGGCGGACATGGACGCCTTCAACGCGCTCGGCGCCAAGCACGGGCTGACGATCATCGAGGACGCGGCCCAGGCGCACGGGGCGGCGTACAAGGGCCGGTCGGTCGGCGCGATCGGTGATCTTGGCACGTTCAGCTTCCAGAGCAGCAAGAACATCACCGCCGGCGAGGGCGGCGCCGTACTCACCGACTCCGCGGAGTTGGCGGGCTCGGTGTACTCGCTGGTGAACGTCGGCCGGGTGCCGGGCGGTGGCTGGTACCAGCACGAGGCGGTCGGGTACAACCTGCGGCTGACCGAGTTCCAGGCGGCGATTCTGCGGGTCCAGCTGCGGCGTCACCCGCGCCTGCAGGAACTGCGCGAACGTAACGCGCGACTACTGACGGACCTGCTGTCCGACGTCGACGGCATCCAACTCGCCCCGGAGGACCCGGCGATCACCGCACACGGCCGCCACCTGTTCATGCTCCGAGTCCCCGGCCGCCGCGACGCCGTACTCCAGTCCCTCGCCGCCGCGGGCATCACCCGAGCATCCAGCGGCTACGTCCCCCTCCACCGCAACACCGCCGTACTCCAAGAAGCCAAAGCAATCACCACCCGCCTAGGCCAGCCCTACCCCGAGACGGCCTGCCCGAACGCCGACCAAGTCTCCACCGACACCATCTGGCTCCCCCAGCCCTACCTACTAACCACAGAACCCCAAACCCAAGCCCTAGCCACCACCCTCACCAACGCGATCACCACCGCCAGCTAG
- a CDS encoding S1 family peptidase — MLKRAVLLVGVLLVVTAGAKPVVVGGTVASTTEAPWAIALNNTQSMSSSGRYCGAALVAPNKIVTAAHCIDEPVSTYYAVQGRADLADGSVGRVSAISKAWVHPGYNTKDHRYDVAVLTLAKPFIGVPVLPLETRARADRTGAVPTVYGWGDTQDTGPDETLQKAAVPDLGDKTCLGVKSYVSNGYAAATNVCAGYLAGGTDACQGDSGGPLVLNGRLLGVVSWGQGCAQPGKPGVYTEIAGAAKAMLQQVR; from the coding sequence ATGCTGAAGCGGGCTGTACTTCTTGTCGGGGTTCTGCTGGTTGTCACGGCAGGCGCGAAGCCGGTGGTCGTCGGGGGAACGGTGGCGAGCACGACCGAGGCGCCGTGGGCGATCGCCTTGAACAACACACAGTCCATGTCATCGAGCGGCCGGTACTGCGGAGCCGCCCTGGTGGCACCGAACAAGATCGTGACGGCCGCACACTGCATCGACGAGCCGGTGTCGACGTACTACGCGGTCCAGGGGCGGGCGGACCTCGCGGACGGCTCGGTCGGGCGGGTGTCGGCGATCAGCAAGGCATGGGTCCACCCGGGCTACAACACGAAGGACCACAGGTACGACGTTGCGGTGCTGACGTTGGCGAAGCCGTTCATCGGCGTACCGGTACTGCCGCTGGAGACCCGTGCGCGAGCCGACCGGACCGGTGCCGTGCCGACTGTCTACGGCTGGGGTGACACACAGGACACCGGGCCGGACGAGACCCTGCAGAAGGCCGCCGTACCGGACCTCGGCGACAAGACCTGCCTGGGCGTCAAGAGCTACGTCTCCAACGGGTACGCCGCTGCGACCAACGTCTGCGCCGGCTACCTCGCGGGCGGCACCGACGCGTGCCAGGGCGACTCCGGCGGTCCACTCGTCCTGAACGGCCGACTGCTCGGCGTCGTCTCCTGGGGCCAGGGCTGCGCCCAACCCGGCAAGCCCGGCGTCTACACGGAGATCGCGGGCGCGGCGAAGGCGATGCTCCAACAGGTTCGTTAA
- a CDS encoding ABC transporter permease, with protein MTATEGVEAVVGTMSTGEPEPIERGTTARGPWARAWSRFRKHRLAFGSLIFCALLILTAIAAPLIAPYGYEETDIQHKLAGPGSPGHLLGTDLLGRDILSRLIYGLQTALTVAFGAELTALVLALAIGLLAGYLGGRVESLLMAFTDVMYAFPSYLFAVVMVTVLGRSIFALVVAIGIASWVTQARLVRAQVMTLKEREYVEAARSMGAKGSTIAIRYILPNAIGPILVTTSFAIPAAIAAEAGLALLGLGVQPPTPSWGAMISEGSRYLLAAPHMLVAPAVLFALTLLAFTWIGDGVRDAFDPSGEQR; from the coding sequence ATGACGGCCACTGAGGGCGTCGAGGCCGTGGTCGGCACCATGAGTACCGGCGAACCGGAGCCGATCGAACGCGGAACGACGGCGCGCGGTCCCTGGGCGCGCGCATGGTCCCGGTTTCGCAAGCACCGGCTGGCTTTCGGCAGCCTGATCTTCTGCGCGTTGCTGATCCTCACGGCGATCGCGGCGCCGCTGATCGCGCCGTACGGCTATGAGGAAACCGACATCCAGCACAAGCTGGCGGGACCCGGTTCACCGGGGCACCTGCTCGGCACAGACCTGCTCGGGCGGGACATCCTCAGTCGGCTGATCTACGGTCTGCAGACGGCGTTGACCGTGGCGTTCGGTGCTGAGTTGACGGCACTCGTTCTGGCGTTGGCGATCGGGCTGCTCGCGGGCTATCTCGGCGGCCGGGTCGAATCGTTGCTGATGGCATTCACCGACGTGATGTACGCGTTCCCCAGCTACCTGTTCGCGGTCGTGATGGTCACCGTGCTCGGGCGCAGCATCTTCGCGCTGGTGGTCGCGATCGGGATCGCGTCGTGGGTCACCCAGGCGCGGCTGGTCCGGGCCCAGGTGATGACGCTGAAGGAACGCGAGTACGTCGAGGCCGCCCGGTCGATGGGCGCCAAGGGCAGCACGATCGCGATCCGGTACATCCTGCCGAACGCGATCGGGCCGATCCTGGTCACCACCAGCTTCGCGATCCCAGCCGCGATCGCCGCCGAGGCAGGGCTGGCGCTGCTAGGTCTCGGCGTACAGCCGCCGACTCCGTCCTGGGGCGCGATGATCAGTGAGGGCAGCCGGTACCTGCTGGCGGCGCCGCACATGCTCGTCGCGCCGGCAGTCCTGTTCGCCCTTACCCTGCTGGCGTTCACGTGGATCGGCGACGGCGTACGGGATGCATTCGATCCAAGTGGAGAGCAGCGATGA
- a CDS encoding ABC transporter ATP-binding protein translates to MPDELVRAESVTKVFRSRAGEVRAVDDVSLTVHRGETLGLVGESGSGKSTMARLMMGLQAPTSGRVEFDGQDLSKLPARELRMLRPRMQMVFQNPYGSLLPHFSAIGNVMEPLRLHERGDKESRRTKALELLDLVGINTGHAELYPRQFSGGQQQRIAIARALALEPDLLVCDEPTSSLDVSIQAQILELFTDLRDRLGLSFLFISHNLAVVERLADRVAVMNKGRVVEESTTEALFRAPQDDYTKQLLTAVLPIRQASDL, encoded by the coding sequence ATGCCTGACGAACTGGTCCGTGCCGAGTCCGTGACGAAGGTCTTCCGGAGCCGTGCCGGGGAGGTCCGCGCAGTCGACGACGTCTCGCTGACGGTGCATCGCGGCGAGACGCTCGGCCTGGTTGGCGAAAGCGGCAGTGGCAAGTCCACGATGGCGCGGCTGATGATGGGCCTGCAGGCCCCGACGTCGGGGCGGGTCGAGTTCGACGGACAGGACCTGAGCAAGCTGCCGGCTCGTGAGCTGCGGATGTTGCGGCCGCGGATGCAGATGGTGTTCCAGAACCCGTACGGCTCGCTGCTGCCGCATTTCAGCGCTATCGGCAACGTGATGGAGCCATTGCGTCTGCACGAACGGGGTGACAAGGAGTCCCGGCGTACCAAGGCGCTCGAACTGCTTGACCTGGTCGGCATCAACACCGGTCACGCGGAGCTGTACCCCCGGCAGTTCTCCGGCGGTCAGCAGCAACGTATCGCGATCGCCCGCGCGCTGGCCCTCGAACCCGACCTGTTGGTCTGCGACGAGCCGACCTCGTCCCTGGACGTCTCGATCCAGGCCCAGATCCTCGAACTCTTCACCGACCTACGCGACCGCCTGGGCCTGTCGTTCCTGTTCATCTCCCACAACCTCGCAGTAGTAGAACGCCTCGCCGACCGCGTAGCAGTCATGAACAAAGGCCGCGTAGTCGAGGAGAGCACCACCGAGGCCCTCTTCCGCGCCCCCCAAGACGACTACACCAAACAACTCCTCACCGCCGTACTCCCCATCCGCCAGGCCTCAGACTTGTAG
- a CDS encoding cupin domain-containing protein, translating to MSEPVRVIKAGDLVAADPTAGMLRMRAFELPILWAGQVITQPGAISGWHHHDRNESSLYIVSGVLRLEFEGTDEYLDAVAGDFVHVPAFTVHRESNPTDDPSLAIIARAGGGIPTVNVDPPR from the coding sequence ATGAGTGAGCCGGTCCGTGTGATCAAGGCTGGTGACCTGGTCGCCGCCGACCCGACAGCCGGCATGCTCCGGATGCGAGCCTTCGAGCTCCCGATCCTGTGGGCCGGCCAGGTCATCACGCAGCCCGGCGCGATCTCCGGCTGGCACCACCACGACCGGAACGAGAGCAGTCTTTACATCGTGTCAGGGGTACTGCGGCTCGAGTTCGAGGGCACCGACGAGTACCTCGACGCGGTCGCCGGCGACTTCGTGCACGTACCGGCCTTCACCGTGCACCGCGAGAGCAACCCCACCGACGACCCGTCCCTGGCGATCATCGCCCGGGCGGGTGGCGGCATCCCGACGGTCAACGTCGACCCACCCCGTTAA
- a CDS encoding ABC transporter ATP-binding protein, with protein sequence MSEDALLSVRELRTTFRRDGAEPLTAVDGVSFDVRRGQALAIVGESGSGKSVTMRSVMGILPRTARITGGQALFGGRDLLAIGDKELRKVRGRDIAMVFQSAMEAMNPTLTLERQLTEHLLWHGICNKAEARKRAVRALGDVGIPDPEKRIRTYPFQLSGGMRQRAMIAMAMVTEPALLIADEPTTAVDVTVQRQILDLLAELKNRGTGVIMITHDLGVARYFCDDAVVMYAGRVVERAPMGRLLDDPRHPYSVGLLGSGVEVGGRDLPLRPIPGSPPDLSHRPEGCPFHPRCAQAELPRCGTEQEILTIGPGRDAACWKVAVDA encoded by the coding sequence ATGAGCGAAGATGCGTTGCTGTCCGTTCGCGAGTTGCGGACGACGTTCCGGCGCGATGGCGCCGAGCCGCTGACGGCGGTCGACGGCGTGTCGTTCGACGTACGACGTGGCCAGGCGCTGGCGATCGTCGGCGAGAGCGGTAGCGGCAAGAGCGTCACGATGCGCAGTGTGATGGGCATCCTGCCGCGGACCGCGCGGATCACCGGTGGACAGGCGCTGTTCGGCGGCCGGGACCTGTTGGCGATCGGCGACAAGGAGCTGCGGAAGGTTCGCGGCCGCGACATCGCGATGGTGTTCCAGAGCGCGATGGAGGCGATGAACCCGACGCTGACGTTGGAGCGCCAGCTCACCGAACACCTGCTCTGGCACGGGATCTGCAACAAGGCCGAAGCGCGCAAACGTGCGGTTCGGGCGCTTGGCGATGTCGGTATCCCCGACCCGGAGAAGCGGATCCGCACGTACCCGTTCCAGCTGTCCGGTGGCATGCGGCAGCGGGCGATGATCGCGATGGCGATGGTGACGGAGCCCGCGCTACTGATCGCCGACGAGCCGACGACCGCCGTCGACGTGACTGTGCAGCGGCAGATCCTCGACCTGCTGGCGGAGCTGAAGAACCGCGGCACCGGCGTCATCATGATCACCCACGACCTCGGTGTCGCCCGCTACTTCTGCGACGACGCGGTGGTCATGTACGCCGGTCGCGTGGTCGAGCGGGCGCCGATGGGACGGTTGCTCGACGATCCGCGTCATCCGTACAGCGTCGGCCTGCTCGGGTCCGGGGTCGAGGTCGGCGGTCGCGACCTGCCGTTGCGGCCGATCCCGGGGAGTCCGCCCGACCTGTCCCATCGTCCTGAGGGCTGTCCGTTCCATCCGCGGTGTGCGCAGGCCGAACTGCCCAGGTGCGGAACGGAGCAAGAGATTCTGACGATCGGTCCCGGTCGGGATGCCGCGTGCTGGAAGGTGGCCGTCGATGCCTGA
- a CDS encoding peptide ABC transporter substrate-binding protein, translating into MAKRASSVPPAGQTRRDFLRLSGLTMAAIGGSWSLTGCGLFGDDSKAADGQSTLKIDYVPVEVLDPQVITNGMWILSRGISEGLVAQNEKGDGVLPAVASEWKVSDDHLTYTFTLRDNAQWSDGKPVVAQDFERTYKRLFTPAATSAGGTTLGANSYQVSTGIKGGKDFLSGVLTDWSQVGVKANGDHELVLTLSNPNPDFLLALTHPAMLPLPMDLVESKPKDWQNPPNYVSNGPYTVTEWVPNSKLILVPNEKYWDRGNVKIGRIQVNLVEPSAAATATVAYENGETDLVQLAGPDVLRFQKDANLSKELQQTENYSILYLAKLRSQHPAMEDVRVRKALSLALDRKTLAGVQPGQEPGVSLVTSRTGGWDASLGIKEDVAEAKRLLAEAGYPNGQGLPPVRILVGVPDTTLADAMVDSWTKQLGIKASVDHVESGVYTERRWQVQKGNYIGFYYGTFAGLPTWPTMVGSLWSPKNVQEISLPSDQWQKYQSVQEDKKLKPADKTAQLDAILAGHASKPAREIGTLVDKANTAADDAKRMELYKQAAKLREEQYLYLPVLWLSLFHAVKPKVHGLQLRAYPDYFYLKSLSVGS; encoded by the coding sequence ATGGCCAAACGCGCGAGCTCGGTTCCCCCTGCCGGCCAGACCCGGCGCGACTTCCTGCGACTGTCCGGTCTGACCATGGCCGCGATCGGCGGCAGCTGGTCGCTGACCGGTTGCGGTCTGTTCGGTGACGACAGCAAGGCGGCCGACGGCCAGTCGACGCTGAAGATCGACTACGTCCCGGTCGAGGTGCTGGACCCGCAGGTGATCACCAACGGCATGTGGATCCTCAGTCGTGGGATCTCCGAGGGCCTGGTCGCCCAGAACGAGAAGGGTGACGGAGTGCTGCCGGCCGTCGCTTCCGAATGGAAGGTCTCCGACGACCACCTGACCTACACCTTCACGCTGCGCGACAACGCGCAGTGGTCCGACGGCAAGCCCGTTGTCGCACAGGACTTCGAGCGGACCTACAAGCGGCTGTTCACCCCTGCGGCGACCTCGGCCGGCGGTACGACGCTCGGCGCGAACAGCTACCAGGTCTCGACCGGGATCAAGGGCGGCAAGGACTTTCTCTCCGGCGTACTGACCGACTGGTCGCAGGTCGGTGTGAAGGCGAACGGGGACCACGAGCTCGTGCTCACCCTGTCCAACCCCAACCCGGACTTCCTGCTCGCGCTGACCCACCCGGCGATGCTGCCGCTGCCGATGGACCTGGTCGAGAGCAAGCCGAAGGACTGGCAGAACCCCCCGAACTACGTGTCCAACGGGCCGTACACGGTGACCGAGTGGGTCCCGAACTCGAAGCTGATCCTGGTGCCGAACGAGAAGTACTGGGACCGCGGCAACGTCAAGATCGGACGGATCCAGGTCAACCTGGTCGAGCCCAGTGCGGCCGCGACCGCGACCGTGGCGTACGAGAACGGCGAGACCGATCTGGTGCAGCTGGCCGGGCCCGACGTACTGCGGTTCCAGAAGGACGCGAACCTGTCGAAGGAGCTCCAGCAGACCGAGAACTACAGCATCCTCTACCTGGCGAAGCTGCGCAGTCAGCACCCGGCGATGGAGGACGTACGGGTCCGCAAGGCCCTGTCGCTGGCGCTCGACCGCAAGACCCTGGCCGGCGTTCAGCCCGGTCAGGAGCCGGGTGTCTCGCTGGTGACCAGCCGGACGGGGGGCTGGGACGCAAGCCTCGGGATCAAGGAGGACGTCGCCGAAGCGAAGCGGCTGCTCGCGGAGGCCGGCTATCCGAACGGCCAGGGCCTGCCGCCGGTGCGGATCCTCGTCGGCGTACCGGACACCACTCTCGCCGACGCGATGGTGGACAGCTGGACCAAGCAGCTCGGCATCAAGGCGAGTGTCGACCACGTCGAGTCCGGTGTGTACACCGAGCGACGCTGGCAGGTTCAGAAGGGCAACTACATCGGCTTCTACTACGGCACGTTCGCCGGGCTGCCGACGTGGCCGACGATGGTCGGCTCGCTGTGGTCGCCGAAGAACGTGCAGGAGATCAGCCTGCCGAGCGACCAGTGGCAGAAGTACCAGTCCGTGCAGGAGGACAAGAAACTCAAGCCGGCGGACAAGACCGCACAGCTCGACGCCATCCTCGCCGGGCACGCCTCGAAGCCCGCGCGGGAGATCGGCACGCTGGTCGACAAGGCCAACACCGCGGCGGACGACGCGAAGCGGATGGAGTTGTACAAGCAGGCCGCGAAGCTGCGTGAGGAGCAGTACCTGTACCTGCCGGTGCTCTGGCTGAGCCTCTTCCACGCGGTCAAGCCGAAGGTGCACGGTCTGCAACTGCGGGCCTACCCGGACTACTTCTACCTCAAGTCGCTGAGCGTAGGGAGCTGA
- a CDS encoding Rid family hydrolase yields the protein MKRTSWIAGSVALVVSFTAGAGTAVGWWDRPKPPKPGTVVPALPAGQSNPMIASGVGIGANTPVYKTSGLGPSALNTGAPAGSEASYIDTAIFPGGTLPAGVTITEAQGINALRRIGENLAAAGLSYADVYTMRVFLQNPAGATVADFAGWNRAYRQYFANTDLTTGAYVPVPLGTAAPAKPFVVNKARPSRFALEIENLPVGGWLVEVEVDAAYPRN from the coding sequence ATGAAGCGCACCTCGTGGATTGCAGGCTCCGTCGCGTTGGTCGTGTCGTTCACCGCCGGTGCCGGTACGGCGGTCGGCTGGTGGGACCGGCCGAAGCCGCCGAAACCCGGCACCGTCGTCCCCGCCCTACCCGCCGGGCAGTCCAACCCGATGATCGCGAGCGGTGTCGGGATCGGCGCCAACACCCCCGTCTACAAGACGAGTGGGCTCGGGCCGTCGGCGCTCAACACCGGCGCCCCGGCCGGGTCCGAGGCGTCGTACATCGACACCGCGATCTTCCCGGGCGGGACGTTACCCGCGGGCGTCACCATCACCGAGGCCCAAGGGATCAACGCACTCCGGCGGATCGGCGAGAACCTCGCGGCCGCCGGGCTGTCCTACGCCGACGTCTACACGATGCGGGTCTTCCTGCAGAACCCGGCCGGCGCGACGGTCGCCGACTTCGCCGGGTGGAACCGCGCGTACCGCCAGTACTTCGCGAACACCGACCTCACCACCGGCGCGTACGTCCCCGTCCCCCTCGGTACGGCGGCGCCCGCGAAACCGTTCGTGGTCAACAAGGCGCGCCCGTCCCGCTTCGCCCTGGAGATCGAGAACCTCCCGGTCGGCGGCTGGCTCGTCGAGGTAGAAGTCGACGCGGCCTACCCGCGGAACTGA